The proteins below come from a single Crossiella sp. CA-258035 genomic window:
- a CDS encoding ESX secretion-associated protein EspG, translated as MTAFTLSAAAVDLLWQRLELGPQPLVVRVPAQAHTEAERAEQALAVDAELSAAGLVLRGGVHPELVALLRMLARPERELDARLFLEQPVRALAAAAGEQAALVVLAGDRWQVTVLEPTGLTHAILSPLPERPPGPGESVSVRSATLSAAAATGDLEAFEAALGEHGVPAAQAAALALMFREPVDYGQFGAAALDATGRRRRAERVVAFHDTAYGRYLVEEHRASDGTAWTTVSPADGRRLHGQLTTLTADLDLARSPAAAASSPVLPHIR; from the coding sequence GTGACCGCGTTCACGCTCTCCGCCGCCGCGGTGGACCTGTTGTGGCAGCGGCTGGAACTGGGGCCGCAGCCACTGGTGGTCCGGGTCCCGGCGCAGGCGCACACCGAGGCCGAGCGGGCCGAACAGGCACTGGCCGTGGACGCCGAGCTGTCCGCGGCCGGACTGGTGCTGCGCGGCGGGGTGCACCCGGAACTGGTGGCGCTGCTGCGGATGCTGGCCCGGCCGGAGCGGGAGCTGGACGCGCGGCTGTTCCTGGAGCAGCCGGTGCGCGCGCTGGCCGCCGCCGCGGGTGAGCAGGCCGCGCTGGTGGTGCTGGCCGGGGACCGCTGGCAGGTCACCGTGCTGGAGCCGACCGGGCTGACGCACGCGATCCTCTCGCCGCTGCCCGAGCGGCCACCGGGGCCGGGCGAGAGCGTGTCGGTGCGCTCCGCGACGCTCAGCGCGGCCGCGGCCACCGGGGACCTGGAGGCGTTCGAGGCGGCGCTCGGCGAGCACGGGGTGCCCGCCGCGCAGGCCGCGGCGCTGGCGCTGATGTTCCGGGAGCCGGTGGACTACGGACAGTTCGGCGCGGCCGCGCTGGATGCCACCGGGCGGCGGCGCCGGGCCGAGCGGGTGGTGGCCTTCCACGACACCGCCTACGGGCGCTACCTGGTGGAGGAGCACCGGGCCAGCGACGGCACCGCGTGGACCACGGTCAGCCCGGCCGACGGCAGGCGGCTGCACGGCCAGCTCACCACACTGACAGCTGATCTCGACCTCGCTCGAAGTCCAGCAGCTGCCGCTTCTTCGCCAGTCCTCCCCCATATCCGGTGA
- a CDS encoding methylated-DNA--[protein]-cysteine S-methyltransferase: protein MRTNTVVDSPYGPLTLVAQDGALAGIYMEQQRHLPPRESFGEPDPSAFGQAIEQLNAYFAGELRRFDLPMTLLGTQFQRSVWRLLLEIPYGETATYGELAQRLGNPAAARAVGLANGKNPISIIVPCHRVIGSTGNLTGYGGGLAKKRQLLDFERGRDQLSVW, encoded by the coding sequence ATGCGCACCAACACTGTTGTCGACAGCCCGTACGGCCCGCTGACCCTGGTCGCCCAGGACGGCGCGCTGGCCGGGATCTACATGGAACAGCAGCGCCACCTCCCGCCGAGGGAGAGCTTCGGCGAACCGGACCCCTCGGCGTTCGGCCAGGCGATCGAGCAGCTCAACGCCTACTTCGCCGGCGAGCTGCGCCGCTTCGACCTGCCGATGACGTTGCTGGGCACACAGTTCCAGCGTTCGGTGTGGCGGCTGCTGCTGGAGATCCCCTACGGCGAGACCGCCACCTACGGCGAGCTCGCGCAACGGCTGGGCAACCCCGCCGCGGCCCGCGCGGTCGGCCTGGCCAACGGCAAGAACCCGATCAGCATCATCGTGCCCTGCCACCGGGTGATCGGGTCCACCGGCAACCTCACCGGATATGGGGGAGGACTGGCGAAGAAGCGGCAGCTGCTGGACTTCGAGCGAGGTCGAGATCAGCTGTCAGTGTGGTGA
- a CDS encoding glycoside hydrolase family 28 protein, with protein sequence MEGRITRRTLITGLTAAAALAPSTAQATPASPPQPATPAPPVGPAAPAHGTVAAPHLARPAVPTLPWLEANKIVADTTLPTFPDRLFKAADYGAKPDGKTDNTAAFAKAIEACAKAGGGHVTVAKGTYLTGAIRLRGNVHLHLETGVVLKFSGDGTKFPAVLTRYEGIECMNRSPMIYAYGEKNIALTGKAVLDAGGTSPWNKGNDRAYLESLVAKGVPPEKRIVPGSGHTMRSTFIEPYRCENVLIQGITLKNPKFWQIHPTLCRNVTIDGVSTDPSTAASNTDGVDPESCDHVVIVNCDLGAHDDNIAIKSGRDADGRRINVPCQNIVVADCRMNGNWGAITCGSEQTGGIRNVYAYRLNVVGETKFALYVKSNTQRGGFSTNINLDSVTGAYVRSVVFVNSTYNNQTGSTPPVFGPFRLTNCGSTKAASVLNVSGLPESHVRGLELTDCKFDGVASTANTIKFVDNLKITGTTVNGKPMRP encoded by the coding sequence ATGGAAGGCAGGATCACCCGCCGGACGCTGATCACCGGCCTCACCGCCGCCGCGGCCCTCGCACCCAGCACCGCCCAAGCCACCCCGGCCTCCCCGCCCCAACCCGCAACCCCGGCCCCGCCGGTTGGCCCCGCCGCCCCGGCCCATGGCACCGTCGCCGCCCCCCACCTCGCCCGCCCCGCCGTCCCCACCCTCCCGTGGCTCGAGGCCAACAAGATCGTCGCCGACACCACCCTCCCCACCTTCCCGGACCGCCTCTTCAAAGCCGCCGACTACGGCGCCAAGCCCGACGGCAAGACCGACAACACCGCCGCCTTCGCCAAGGCCATCGAAGCCTGCGCCAAGGCAGGCGGCGGGCACGTCACGGTGGCCAAGGGCACCTACCTCACCGGCGCGATCCGCTTGCGCGGCAACGTGCACCTGCACCTGGAGACCGGCGTCGTGCTCAAGTTCAGCGGCGACGGCACGAAGTTCCCTGCCGTGCTCACCCGGTACGAGGGCATCGAGTGCATGAACCGCTCGCCGATGATCTACGCCTACGGCGAGAAGAACATCGCCCTCACCGGCAAGGCCGTCCTGGACGCGGGCGGCACCTCGCCGTGGAACAAGGGCAACGACCGCGCCTACCTGGAATCGTTGGTGGCCAAGGGAGTTCCGCCGGAGAAGCGGATCGTCCCCGGCTCGGGGCACACCATGCGCTCCACCTTCATCGAGCCGTACAGGTGCGAGAACGTGCTGATCCAGGGCATCACGCTGAAGAACCCCAAGTTCTGGCAGATCCACCCGACCCTGTGCCGCAACGTCACCATCGACGGAGTCAGCACCGACCCGAGCACCGCGGCCAGCAACACCGACGGCGTGGACCCGGAGTCCTGCGACCACGTGGTGATCGTCAACTGCGACCTGGGCGCGCACGACGACAACATCGCGATCAAGTCCGGCCGGGACGCCGACGGCCGCCGGATCAACGTGCCCTGTCAGAACATCGTGGTCGCGGACTGCCGGATGAACGGCAACTGGGGCGCGATCACCTGCGGCAGCGAGCAGACCGGTGGCATCCGCAACGTCTACGCCTACCGGCTGAACGTGGTGGGGGAGACCAAGTTCGCGCTCTACGTCAAGTCCAACACCCAGCGCGGCGGCTTCTCCACCAACATCAACCTGGACTCGGTCACCGGCGCCTACGTCCGCTCGGTGGTCTTCGTCAACTCCACCTACAACAACCAGACCGGCAGCACGCCACCGGTCTTCGGTCCCTTCCGCCTGACCAACTGCGGCAGCACCAAGGCCGCCTCGGTGCTTAACGTCAGCGGCCTGCCCGAGTCGCACGTCAGGGGCCTCGAGCTGACCGACTGCAAGTTCGACGGGGTGGCCAGCACCGCGAACACCATCAAGTTCGTGGACAACCTCAAGATCACCGGCACCACGGTGAACGGCAAACCCATGCGACCCTGA
- a CDS encoding DNA-3-methyladenine glycosylase 2 family protein has translation MHEDFERCLRAVQAKDERFDGWFFTAVRTTGIYCRPSCPVRPPKPRNMTFYPSAAAAQQAGYRACKRCRPDASPGSPEWNHRADAVARAMRLIAEGVVDREGVPGLAAHLGYSTRQVERQLNAELGAGPLALARAQRAQTARLLIETSALSMTDIALAAGFGSVRTFNDTVREVFALSPSELRARAGRGIPAATTGAVLLRLPFRKPLCPDNLFGHLAATAVPGVEEWRDGAYRRTLRLPHGHGIVELWPQPDHIGCRLSLTDVRDLPVAISRCRVLLDLDADPAAVDEQLSADPVLKPLVEKNPGRRVPHTVDPAEFAVRAVLGQQVSTAAARTHAGRLVAAHGQPIEDPDGGLTHLFPAPQALAGLDPAALAMPESRRRTLLALIDALANEDLDLGPGSDWTAARAQLAALPGFGPWTVETIAMRALGDPDAFIPTDLGVRLAAQTLGLPSTPAALTRHAALWRPWRAYAVQHLWATGDHPINLLPA, from the coding sequence GTGCACGAGGACTTCGAGCGGTGCCTGCGGGCGGTCCAGGCCAAGGACGAGCGGTTCGACGGCTGGTTCTTCACCGCGGTGCGCACCACCGGCATCTACTGCCGGCCCAGTTGCCCGGTGCGGCCGCCCAAGCCGCGCAACATGACCTTCTACCCCAGCGCGGCCGCCGCCCAGCAGGCCGGCTACCGCGCCTGCAAGCGCTGCCGCCCGGACGCCAGCCCCGGCTCGCCGGAGTGGAACCACCGCGCCGACGCGGTCGCCAGGGCCATGCGCCTGATCGCCGAGGGCGTGGTGGACCGCGAGGGCGTGCCGGGACTGGCCGCGCACCTCGGCTACAGCACCCGCCAGGTGGAGCGCCAGCTCAACGCCGAGCTCGGCGCCGGACCGCTGGCGCTGGCCAGGGCGCAGCGCGCGCAAACCGCCCGGCTGCTCATCGAGACCAGCGCGCTGAGCATGACCGACATCGCGCTGGCCGCCGGGTTCGGCAGCGTGCGCACCTTCAACGACACCGTGCGCGAGGTGTTCGCACTCTCGCCCAGCGAGCTCCGCGCCCGCGCCGGCCGCGGCATCCCGGCGGCCACCACCGGCGCGGTGCTGCTGCGGCTGCCCTTCCGCAAACCGCTCTGCCCGGACAACCTGTTCGGCCACCTCGCCGCCACCGCGGTGCCCGGGGTGGAGGAGTGGCGGGACGGCGCCTACCGCCGCACCCTGCGCCTGCCGCACGGCCACGGCATCGTCGAGCTGTGGCCACAGCCCGACCACATCGGCTGCCGGCTGTCCCTCACCGACGTGCGCGACCTGCCGGTGGCCATCAGCCGCTGCCGGGTGCTGCTCGACCTGGACGCCGACCCGGCCGCCGTCGACGAGCAGCTGAGCGCTGACCCGGTGCTGAAACCGTTGGTGGAGAAGAACCCTGGCCGCCGGGTGCCACACACCGTGGACCCGGCCGAGTTCGCCGTGCGCGCGGTGCTCGGCCAGCAGGTCTCCACCGCGGCCGCCCGCACGCACGCCGGCCGCCTGGTCGCCGCGCACGGCCAGCCGATCGAGGACCCGGACGGCGGTCTCACCCACCTCTTCCCGGCCCCGCAGGCGCTGGCCGGGCTGGACCCCGCCGCACTGGCCATGCCGGAGTCCCGCCGCCGCACCCTGCTCGCTCTGATCGACGCGCTGGCCAACGAGGACCTGGACCTCGGCCCCGGCAGCGACTGGACCGCGGCCCGCGCCCAGCTCGCCGCCCTGCCCGGGTTCGGCCCGTGGACGGTGGAGACCATCGCCATGCGCGCCCTCGGCGACCCGGACGCGTTCATCCCCACCGACCTCGGCGTCCGCCTGGCCGCGCAAACCCTTGGCCTGCCGAGCACACCGGCCGCGCTGACCCGGCACGCCGCGCTGTGGCGGCCCTGGCGCGCCTACGCGGTCCAGCACCTCTGGGCCACCGGCGACCATCCGATCAACCTGCTCCCCGCGTGA
- a CDS encoding PPE domain-containing protein — MRGAHGRCWLAVPHLKIYLDLHCGPGVGVTEPAVTTYRQLAEALHRVDENLHNRLAKLRTGWQGAAATGTAEALTPLAGWAAETKVAMDTEAGATQECADAYADARNQVPPPRFFPTKPVTAVAWLPALVDNRIDYEPVEVQVDSAHAEAARAMEVYEERVDTALATLPPLVNPPRLDIEIVAPGSLLSGLSLKNPLGLNASVTVSRAAQPAPQPPHAPVAHPALPDPAPVPLVPQEHPVPRSSTVDRTQVWSVTGDGNPADDHRTQQHNPPRPSMVVRSVPEPRTEKSTVDRKRSETDQEQGGLGLRNGVLGYHPVPRPPLETEEETPAVIGQSPVP; from the coding sequence ATGCGAGGCGCCCATGGACGCTGCTGGCTGGCCGTCCCGCACCTCAAGATCTACCTGGACCTCCACTGTGGACCCGGCGTCGGCGTGACCGAGCCCGCGGTGACCACCTACCGGCAGCTCGCCGAGGCGCTGCACCGGGTCGATGAGAACCTGCACAACCGGCTGGCCAAGCTGCGCACCGGCTGGCAGGGTGCGGCCGCCACCGGCACCGCCGAGGCGCTGACCCCGCTGGCCGGCTGGGCCGCGGAGACCAAGGTCGCGATGGACACCGAGGCCGGCGCCACCCAGGAGTGCGCCGACGCCTACGCCGACGCGCGCAACCAGGTGCCGCCGCCGCGGTTCTTCCCGACCAAGCCGGTGACCGCGGTGGCCTGGCTGCCCGCGCTGGTGGACAACCGGATCGACTACGAGCCGGTGGAGGTGCAGGTCGATTCGGCGCACGCGGAGGCGGCGCGGGCGATGGAGGTCTACGAGGAGCGGGTGGACACCGCGCTGGCCACGCTGCCGCCGCTGGTGAACCCGCCCCGGCTGGACATCGAGATCGTCGCACCCGGCTCGCTGCTGTCCGGGCTGTCGCTGAAGAACCCGTTGGGGCTCAACGCCTCGGTCACGGTGAGCCGGGCCGCCCAGCCGGCCCCGCAGCCGCCGCACGCGCCCGTGGCGCACCCGGCGCTGCCGGATCCCGCGCCGGTGCCGCTGGTGCCTCAGGAACACCCGGTGCCGCGATCGTCCACTGTGGACCGCACCCAGGTGTGGTCGGTGACCGGAGACGGCAACCCGGCCGACGATCACCGTACGCAGCAGCACAATCCGCCGCGACCGAGCATGGTGGTGCGGTCGGTGCCGGAGCCGAGGACTGAGAAGTCCACTGTGGACCGCAAGCGCTCGGAGACGGATCAGGAGCAGGGCGGGCTCGGCCTGCGCAACGGGGTGCTGGGCTACCACCCGGTGCCGCGGCCCCCGCTGGAGACCGAGGAGGAGACGCCCGCGGTCATCGGCCAGTCCCCCGTGCCGTGA